The Candidatus Paceibacterota bacterium genome segment CACGACCTCCCGTTCCCCATCGCCCGGCCTTCCCACCCACACCGTCGGCTCAATTACGAGCCACAGCCGCCCCATGCGATATTCGAGGTGTATCTCCATGGCCTCCGCCCACGGCACCGACGTCTTCCCGACCGTCCCGCAGATCACGTTAACGACCTTCTTCAGTGGCGCCAGCCTGGCGGAACCCTCCTCCTTTGTGTCGACCCGCAATATCCGCTGACCACGCCTGCGCTCCGATACAAAACCCCGCTCCCTTACCAGAGCCTGCACCAAACCGTCGTAAATCAATCCGCCCTCGATCGAATCGTACCACAGCCTGCGGGGCTCAATAGTGTAAAGATCGCTACCATCCATCTTGAACCCGCCAAACGCCTTTGCCGCCTCAGCGTCGCTGCCAAACAACAGAACTCCTGCCTTCCGGCGGGTCGCCACAATATTAGCCCCAGAGGCCTCCACGGCCTCGTACACCTCACCAACGCCCCCGATCTCGCACCGAACGACCCGACACACCGTCGGGAACTTGATCACCTCCACGGCATTCAGACGAACAACAGGCCAGCCACCTCTACCATGCGGCATGGTCGCCTCGCTTATCCGCTGAACCTTGCTATTTAAAAACTCCACGTCTTCCTTGGGCACGTTCGGGAGCTGGGCGACAATGTCGGCGAGCAACTCGTCGAACGTCTCCACGGTGATCAGGTGAGCATCAACGCCAGCAGCCCGTGCCTTTTCTACGAAGGAAACAACCCGTGCACTGGCACCGTTTCGGGTAAACCAAAACAGTCCGGACGGATAACCCCGCCCCCCGTCGATCGCCTCCTCGAGTGCAGCCATCACGGACAGATCCCGCCCACTATAGCCACATACAATCAAACCCAAGCGCCTGCACGTCTCTACCAACTCCCGACGCAACTCTGCATCCTGCGTCTGCAACTCCTCCGACGTGTTCTTCAACCGGCGCGATTGGAAATCCCCGTGCAGCTTGCCCAGAAGCGGCCAGCGACCCTCCTGTAGCGCCTCTCGCATCAAACCCGGCGCGTCCAAGCTTGATACCACCAGCTTGCCCGTTGTCTTCAGAATTCCCGCGGCGGCGTCCTCAATATTCCGGTCGAAGTTCGTTGTCCACAGCACCCGCGCCTGACCAACCTTCATGAGAACGCCCAAGGCAAGAAAGCCGTAGGAGGGCGTGGCCTTCGAAATGAGCTGCTCGATGTACCGCCGCCGATCCGACTCGTTCGGAAAGACCGCCGAGAAGTAGTGCGAGTATTCCTCTTCGGCACCACCCGCCGGACACCCTCCCCGGCCGTCCAGATACCTCTGTATCCTCCCTTGCACCACTGGATTTGAAAGATCCTCGCATGCTCGCAAGGAAATCCCCTGCTCACTGCAATACAAGCGGCGTTTGAAGTCCAAAATCATATCCCCGGCTGTGGCGATTCCCGAGGAAGCGGACGCTC includes the following:
- a CDS encoding SIR2 family protein, translating into MDFKRRLYCSEQGISLRACEDLSNPVVQGRIQRYLDGRGGCPAGGAEEEYSHYFSAVFPNESDRRRYIEQLISKATPSYGFLALGVLMKVGQARVLWTTNFDRNIEDAAAGILKTTGKLVVSSLDAPGLMREALQEGRWPLLGKLHGDFQSRRLKNTSEELQTQDAELRRELVETCRRLGLIVCGYSGRDLSVMAALEEAIDGGRGYPSGLFWFTRNGASARVVSFVEKARAAGVDAHLITVETFDELLADIVAQLPNVPKEDVEFLNSKVQRISEATMPHGRGGWPVVRLNAVEVIKFPTVCRVVRCEIGGVGEVYEAVEASGANIVATRRKAGVLLFGSDAEAAKAFGGFKMDGSDLYTIEPRRLWYDSIEGGLIYDGLVQALVRERGFVSERRRGQRILRVDTKEEGSARLAPLKKVVNVICGTVGKTSVPWAEAMEIHLEYRMGRLWLVIEPTVWVGRPGDGEREVVREFQRERHAVRYNRVANELLAAWCEVISAQQPVAKLSAFGISDGIDAVFEIGDTTAYSRRLVAR